A genomic window from Cucumis melo cultivar AY chromosome 8, USDA_Cmelo_AY_1.0, whole genome shotgun sequence includes:
- the LOC103491183 gene encoding cytokinin riboside 5'-monophosphate phosphoribohydrolase LOG3: protein MEVENEMRQSKFRRICVFCGSSQGRKSSYQDAAIDLGNELVSRNINLVYGGGSIGLMGLVSQAVHGGGGHVIGVIPKTLMPRELTGETVGEVKAVADMHQRKAEMAKHSDAFIALPGGYGTLEELLEVITWAQLGIHDKPVGLLNVDGYYNSLLSFIDKAVEEGFISPSAREIILSAPTAKELMMKLEEYAPCHERAALKLNWEIEQLGYL, encoded by the exons ATGGAGGTTGAGAATGAAATGAGGCAATCCAAGTTCAGAAGAATTTGTGTGTTTTGTGGTAGTAGTCAAGGCAGGAAAAGTAGCTACCAAGATGCTGCCATTGACCTTGGCAATGAATTG GTTTCGAGGAACATAAATCTGGTGTATGGAGGAGGAAGCATAGGGCTAATGGGTTTGGTTTCACAAGCTGTTCATGGAGGTGGAGGACATGTTATAGG AGTCATTCCCAAGACACTCATGCCTCGAGAG CTAACTGGTGAAACAGTAGGGGAAGTGAAGGCAGTTGCAGATATGCATCAAAGGAAGGCTGAAATGGCTAAGCATTCTGATGCTTTTATTGCCTTACCTG GTGGTTATGGAACTTTAGAGGAGTTGCTTGAAGTAATAACTTGGGCTCAGCTTGGAATTCATGATAAACCT GTGGGTTTGCTGAATGTCGATGGATACTATAATTCCTTGCTGTCATTTATTGACAAAGCTGTGGAAGAAGGGTTCATTAGTCCAAGTGCACGTGAAATCATCCTATCCGCTCCCACGGCAAAGGAGTTGATGATGAAATTGGAG GAGTATGCACCTTGTCATGAAAGAGCTGCTTTAAAGTTGAACTGGGAAATAGAGCAGCTTGGCTATCTCTAG
- the LOC103491649 gene encoding protein CNGC15b-like, producing the protein METNDHNKVILINGEAERRRNRRRRKGLGILSCNSDEDYDHEVKGMILDPTLPILNKWNRVFLVASLVSLFVDPIFFFLPVVNAEDGCIQMSAELGVALTVVRSMADVFYVAHILIRFRTAYVAPSSRIFGRGDLVIHPSKIAANYLGCEFWLHFAAALPLPQAFIWIAIPKMRGWSCIVRLGILFQYMLRLYLIFPLSDQIIKATGVLMKTAWVGAVYNLMLFMLASHVLGSCWYLLSIGRQMECWKKVCNLGHYLGCEYEHFYCKAAQQRDHPAWWFQIKATNISNLCNPSATSFFNFGIFSDSFASTSSPFITRYLYCFWWGLRNLSSLGQNLLTSSNVGEINFAIVIAILGLVLFALLIGNMQTYLQSTTLRLEEWRRRRRDTEQWMQHRQLPNQLKQCVRNYEQFRWIATHGVDEQQILKSLPLDLRRHIKRHLCLDLLRQVPLLDEMEETMLDAICERLNPYLITSNTYLIREGDPVNEMLFIIRGYLDSHTTNGGRTGFFNSSRLGPSDFCGEELLPWALVDDPRAAAVFPSSTRTVKAVTEVEGFALVAEDLKFVAAQFRKLHSKQIRSTFRFYSHQWRTWAACFIQAAWFRYKRRMKKEEEDEINVARKMNVVHHRSLVKPLQLDFSVEHR; encoded by the exons ATGGAGACCAATGACCACAATAAGGTTATTCTGATCAATGGCGAAGCTGAGAGGAGGAGGAACAGACGGAGAAGGAAAGGGTTGGGGATATTGTCTTGTAATTCTGATGAAGATTATGATCATGAGGTGAAGGGAATGATACTAGATCCAACTTTGCCCATATTAAACAAATGGAATAGGGTTTTTCTAGTGGCTTCTCTAGTCTCACTATTTGTTGACCCCATCTTCTTTTTCCTACCGGTGGTGAACGCGGAGGACGGGTGCATCCAAATGAGTGCAGAATTGGGTGTGGCGTTGACAGTGGTCCGATCCATGGCGGATGTGTTCTACGTAGCACACATACTCATTAGGTTTAGGACAGCTTATGTAGCTCCCTCCTCCAGAATCTTTGGGAGAGGAGACCTCGTGATTCACCCTTCTAAGATCGCAGCAAACTATCTTGGTTGCGAGTTTTGGCTTCATTTTGCTGCTGCATTACCTCTTCCACAG GCATTCATATGGATTGCAATACCCAAAATGAGGGGATGGAGTTGCATAGTTCGGTTGGGCATTCTGTTTCAGTACATGTTGAGGTTGTATCTCATCTTCCCTTTATCTGATCAAATCATTAAGGCCACTGGAGTTCTGATGAAAACAGCTTGGGTTGGAGCTGTTTATAACCTAATGCTCTTTATGCTAGCAAGCCAT GTCTTGGGGTCGTGTTGGTACCTTTTATCCATAGGAAGACAAATGGAATGCTGGAAAAAAGTGTGCAATTTGGGGCATTACTTGGGTTGTGAATATGAGCATTTTTATTGTAAAGCTGCACAGCAAAGAGATCATCCTGCTTGGTGGTTTCAAATTAAAGCAACCAATATCTCAAATTTATGTAATCCAAGTGCTACCAGTTTCTTCAACTttgggattttttcagattcTTTTGCTTCAACTTCTTCCCCCTTCATCACTAGGTACTTGTACTGTTTTTGGTGGGGATTGAGGAATTTAAG CTCTCTAGGACAAAATTTGCTAACAAGTAGCAACGTGGGAGAAATCAATTTCGCTATTGTCATTGCCATTCTTGGGTTGGTGCTTTTTGCTCTTCTCATTGGAAATATGCAA ACATATCTCCAATCAACAACATTAAGACTAGAAgaatggagaagaagaagaagagacaCGGAGCAATGGATGCAACACAGACAATTACCAAATCAATTGAAACAATGTGTAAGAAATTATGAACAATTTCGATGGATAGCAACCCACGGCGTCGACGAACAACAAATTCTAAAGTCCCTTCCTCTCGATCTCCGACGACACATCAAACGCCATCTCTGTTTAGATCTCCTCCGTCAAGTTCCTCTGCTAGACGAAATGGAAGAAACAATGTTAGACGCTATTTGCGAGCGATTAAACCCCTATTTAATCACTTCCAACACCTATTTAATTCGAGAAGGTGACCCGGTTAACGAAATGTTGTTCATAATCCGTGGGTATTTGGATTCCCACACCACCAACGGCGGCCGGACTGGGTTCTTCAACTCAAGCCGCCTCGGGCCGAGTGATTTCTGCGGTGAGGAGTTGCTACCTTGGGCTCTGGTTGATGATCCTAGGGCCGCAGCGGTGTTCCCGTCGTCAACCAGGACGGTGAAGGCGGTGACGGAAGTGGAAGGGTTCGCGCTTGTGGCGGAGGATTTGAAGTTTGTGGCGGCGCAATTTCGGAAGCTGCATAGTAAACAGATTAGGAGTACGTTTAGGTTTTATTCGCATCAATGGCGAACTTGGGCGGCGTGTTTCATTCAGGCGGCGTGGTTTAGGTATAAGCGGCGGATGAAgaaggaggaagaagatgagATTAATGTTGCGAGGAAGATGAATGTTGTTCATCATAGGTCGTTGGTGAAGCCACTTCAACTTGATTTCTCTGTTGAACATAGATGA
- the LOC103491184 gene encoding 60S ribosomal protein L12-1, which yields MPPKLDPSQVVEVFVRVTGGEVGAASSLAPKIGPLGLSPKKIGEDIAKETAKEWKGLRVTVKLTVQNRQAKVSVVPSAAALVIKALKEPERDRKKTKNIKHNGNISLDDVIEIARVMRPRSMAKDLSGSVKEILGTCVSVGCTVDGKDPKDLQQEITDGDVEIPQD from the coding sequence ATGCCGCCCAAGCTCGATCCTTCCCAGGTCGTCGAGGTTTTCGTCCGAGTCACCGGAGGTGAGGTCGGAGCTGCCAGTTCTCTCGCTCCCAAAATCGGTCCTCTAGGTCTCTCCCCTAAGAAGATCGGAGAAGACATTGCCAAGGAGACTGCCAAGGAATGGAAGGGTCTCAGAGTTACCGTCAAGCTTACTGTGCAGAACCGTCAAGCCAAGGTCTCCGTGGTTCCCTCTGCTGCTGCTTTGGTCATCAAGGCTCTCAAAGAGCCCGAACGCGACCGCAAGAAGACCAAGAACATCAAGCACAATGGTAATATCTCGCTTGACGATGTTATTGAGATTGCTAGGGTTATGCGCCCCAGGTCTATGGCTAAGGATCTCAGTGGATCCGTTAAGGAGATTCTCGGTACTTGCGTTTCTGTTGGGTGTACGGTCGATGGTAAGGACCCGAAGGATTTGCAGCAGGAAATTACTGATGGGGATGTTGAAATTCCTCAGGATTGa